A genomic segment from Acyrthosiphon pisum isolate AL4f chromosome A3, pea_aphid_22Mar2018_4r6ur, whole genome shotgun sequence encodes:
- the LOC100570876 gene encoding nose resistant to fluoxetine protein 6-like yields MSKSRCTDVITCRLMVIVALIGSFDNNCNYCRAAQSVTATNYPPYVHQDQYFRSDGLRDGSSFAIQPPDDGNRTEVQRLLERTSNIVSKFLPFVTSADVHTQCYKHTAVYLTQLDDFQLWATKMFDASAKFIPTGWFDGSTYNLGNFDECVDVEVFKRDDYIQGQYCLVEIEINPIPHSKFRSRKHVFNESSWDTLQELAFDPNKSMRNRIYIAYCVPHTCNSGDVSKHMEGILRDIPRKKITTSIGTVKCQTNTALPWTWGDYTFLSIIGVSLVFIGMSTYYDLFTSMSSFEHFKFSEKSKKHLILQSFSLSKNVRKLLTFPKTSDNLECIHGLKFISMCFIIVGHRFMFSLGSPIMNTNFIEYFYSKLEAMVILNGPILVDTFFIISGFLACYLLLEHIQKNPKAFQIPLFYIHRYVRLTPVYAIVIGFYCTMFIKIGSGPLWNEKVGLEVERCHESWWTNILYINNYIKPQKLCMIQSWYIACDTHLFLTAPIIVSLLYHRPKIGNSVLALILAASIFTTFYVTYSGKLDAFLLVHIKTLRNPIANKTFRSLYIPTHTRATPYYVGMMTGLVRHKMKNTSYKINKYVVWSSWIVSIVLIFGTLFSAWWFYKPNYKYDAFVAALYGALYRITWAAGVSWTIIAVSTGNGGFIEPILCWKPVITLSRLTYCAFLCHGGLQLYTVGSIRTPFHASIYNLVWLSLGDITLSFLAAFCLTLLYESPIIGLEKIFFNQGNKSRYVNDITTKISNINVKPEKFKQMTAP; encoded by the exons ATGTCGAAGAGCCGCTGCACGGATGTGATTACGTGCCGTCTGATGGTCATCGTCGCGTTGATCGGATCGTTCGACAACAACTGTAACTACTGTCGGGCAGCGCAATCAGTGACCGCCACGAACTACCCACCATACGTACACCAAGACCAGTACTTCCGGTCGGACGGACTGCGGGACGGCAGCAGCTTCGCAATCCAGCCCCCGGACGACGGAAACCGGACGGAAGTGCAACGATTACTGGAGCGCACTTCGAACATCGTGTCCAAGTTCCTGCCGTTCGTCACTTCGGCCGATGTGCACACGCAATGCTACAAGCACACCGCCGTGTATCTGACGCAACTCGACGACTTTCAGCTTTGGGCGACAAAAA TGTTTGACGCGTCTGCTAAATTTATACCGACTGGTTGGTTTGACGGATCTACGTACAATCTTGGGAACTTTGATGAGTGCGTCGACGTCGAAGTATTTAAGCGCGATGATTATATCCAAGGACAATACTGTCTGGTAGAAATCGAAATAAATCCCATACCTCATTCCAAATTTAGATCACGTAAACACGTTTTTAATGAATCCTCGTGGGATACACTGCAG GAATTAGCATTCGACCCGAACAAAAGTATGCGGAACCGAATTTACATAGCTTACTGTGTACCACACACGTGCAACAGTGGAGACGTGTCGAAACACATGGAAGGTATCCTGCGGGATATCCctcgaaaaaaaataacgacCAGCATCGGGACCGTCAAGTGTCAGACGAATACTGCATTACCGTGGACCTGGGgagattatacattttt GTCAATAATTGGAGTCTCCTTAGTTTTCATTGGTATGAGTACCTATTATGACTTGTTTACTTCAATGTCTTCATTCGAGCATTTTAAGTTTTCCG aaaaatcgaaaaaacatcTCATACTCCAGTCGTTTTCATTATCGAAAAACGTTCGCAAGTTGCTTACTTTCCCGAAGACATCAGACAACCTAGAATGCATTCATGGACTGAAATTTATATCGATGTGTTTCATTATTGTAGGGCATCGTTTTATGTTCTCTTTAGGCTCTCCAATAATGAACaccaattttattgaatac TTTTATAGCAAACTTGAAGCCATGGTCATACTTAACGGACCCATACTAGtggatacatttttcataataagtGGCTTCCTTGCATGTTACTTACTATTGGAACACATCCAAAAGAACCCAAAAGCTTTTCAAATACCGCTTTTTTACATACACCGTTATGTGag GTTGACACCAGTTTACGCAATAGTGATTGGATTTTACTGTacgatgtttataaaaataggaTCAGGACCTCTGTGGAACGAGAAAGTGGGCTTGGAAGTGGAGAGGTGCCACGAAAGCTGGTGGACCAACATACTCTACATAAATAACTACATCAAACCGCAAAAATTG TGCATGATACAGTCTTGGTACATCGCATGTGACACGCACTTGTTCCTGACAGCCCCGATCATCGTCAGTCTTTTGTACCACAGACCGAAAATCGGAAACTCTGTGTTGGCACTCATATTGGCCGCATCGATTTTCACTACTTTCTACGTCACGTATTCGGGGAAACTGGACGCTTTCCTGTTGGTGCACATCAAGACACTGCGAAATCCCATCGCCAACAAAACATTCCGCAGCCTCTACATACCGACGCACACGAGAGCCACGCCATACTATGTCGGCATGATGACGGGCTTGGTACGGCACAAGATGAAAAACACATCCTACAAAATCAACAAA TACGTGGTATGGTCAAGTTGGATCGTTTCGATAGTCCTCATATTCGGAACGCTTTTCTCGGCCTGGTGGTTCTACAAGCCCAACTACAAGTACGATGCATTTGTTGCCGCTCTGTACGGCGCACTGTACCGCATCACATGGGCAGCAGGCGTCAGTTGGACAATCATCGCAGTGTCCACCGGTAACGGAG GTTTTATCGAACCCATCCTGTGCTGGAAACCAGTAATAACACTGAGTCGATTGACGTACTGCGCATTCTTGTGCCACGGTGGACTCCAGTTGTATACAGTCGGCTCCATTCGGACACCGTTTCACGCGTCCATCTATAACCTA GTGTGGTTGTCGCTTGGAGACATCACCTTATCGTTCCTGGCGGCTTTCTGTCTGACATTACTCTACGAATCGCCCATAATCGGATTGGAAAAAATTTTCTTCAATCAAG gtAATAAATCTCGTTATGTAAACGACATAACGACAAAAATAAGCAATATTAACGTAAAAccagaaaaatttaaacaaatgacAGCTCCGTAG